In a single window of the Novosphingobium sp. IK01 genome:
- the dxs gene encoding 1-deoxy-D-xylulose-5-phosphate synthase: MTATPATPLLDTVDTPAHLRALQPDQLRQLADELRTEMISVVGHTGGHLGSGLGVVELTVALHYVFNTPEDRLIWDVGHQAYPHKILTGRRDRIRTLRQGGGLSGFTKRSESEYDPFGTAHSSTSISAALGFAMANKIKGAPGRGIAVIGDGAMSAGMAYEAMNNAEMAGDRLIVILNDNDMSIAPPVGGLSGYLARLVSSRPFLELRDLARRLTRILPRPLQEAAKKTDEFARGMAMGGTLFEELGFYYVGPIDGHDLDTLVPVLENVRDAGEGPILIHVVTQKGKGYAPAEQAADKYHGVQKFNVVTGEQAKAPAGPPSYTSVFAKALLAEAEADPTICAITAAMPTGTGLDKFAQAYPDRLFDVGIAEQHAVTFAAGMAAQGMRPFCAIYSTFLQRAYDQVVHDVALQNLPVRFAIDRAGLVGADGATHAGSFDVTYLASLPNMVVMAAADEAELVHMTHTAARHDSSPIAFRYPRGNGVGVALPETPQLLEIGKGRVVREGSKVAILSLGTRLGEALKAADQLDARGLSTTVADLRFVKPLDDDLIRRLIATHEVVITIEEGSIGGLGAHVLTMASDEGLTDTGLKIRTMRLPDIFQDHDKPDAQYDEAGLNAPHIVDTVLKALRHNSAGVNEARA; encoded by the coding sequence ATGACTGCGACCCCGGCGACGCCCCTGCTCGACACTGTCGATACCCCCGCCCACTTGCGCGCCCTTCAGCCCGACCAGCTTCGCCAGCTGGCCGATGAACTGCGCACCGAGATGATCTCGGTCGTCGGCCACACCGGCGGACATCTGGGCTCCGGGCTCGGCGTGGTCGAGCTGACCGTGGCGCTGCACTATGTGTTCAACACCCCCGAAGACCGGCTGATCTGGGACGTGGGCCATCAGGCCTATCCGCACAAGATCCTCACCGGCCGCCGCGACCGCATCCGCACCCTGCGTCAGGGTGGCGGGCTTTCGGGCTTCACCAAGCGGTCGGAAAGCGAATACGATCCGTTCGGCACCGCCCACAGCTCGACCTCGATCTCGGCGGCGCTCGGCTTTGCCATGGCCAACAAGATCAAGGGCGCGCCGGGGCGCGGCATTGCCGTGATCGGCGACGGCGCGATGAGCGCGGGCATGGCCTACGAGGCCATGAACAACGCCGAAATGGCCGGGGATCGCCTGATCGTCATCCTCAACGACAACGACATGTCGATTGCCCCGCCCGTCGGCGGGCTCTCGGGCTATCTGGCCCGGCTGGTGTCCTCGCGCCCGTTCCTCGAACTGCGCGACCTTGCCCGCCGCCTCACCCGCATCCTGCCGCGCCCCTTGCAGGAAGCGGCCAAGAAAACCGACGAATTCGCGCGCGGCATGGCCATGGGCGGCACCCTGTTCGAGGAACTGGGCTTCTACTATGTCGGGCCCATCGACGGGCACGACCTCGATACGCTGGTCCCCGTGCTCGAAAACGTGCGCGATGCCGGTGAAGGCCCGATCCTGATCCATGTCGTCACGCAAAAGGGCAAGGGCTATGCCCCCGCCGAACAGGCGGCCGACAAGTATCACGGCGTGCAGAAGTTCAACGTGGTGACCGGCGAGCAGGCCAAGGCCCCGGCGGGCCCGCCCAGCTACACGTCCGTTTTCGCCAAGGCCCTGCTGGCCGAGGCTGAGGCCGACCCGACGATCTGCGCGATCACTGCCGCGATGCCCACGGGCACCGGCCTCGACAAGTTCGCGCAGGCCTACCCGGATCGCCTGTTCGATGTCGGCATTGCCGAACAGCACGCGGTGACGTTTGCCGCAGGCATGGCCGCGCAGGGGATGCGCCCGTTCTGCGCGATCTATTCGACCTTCCTCCAGCGCGCCTACGACCAGGTGGTCCACGACGTGGCGCTCCAGAACCTGCCGGTGCGCTTTGCCATCGACCGCGCCGGGCTCGTCGGCGCCGACGGGGCGACCCACGCGGGGTCGTTCGACGTGACTTATCTGGCCAGCCTGCCCAACATGGTCGTCATGGCCGCGGCGGACGAGGCCGAACTGGTCCACATGACCCACACCGCCGCCCGCCACGACAGCAGCCCGATCGCCTTCCGCTATCCGCGCGGCAATGGCGTGGGCGTGGCCCTGCCCGAGACGCCCCAGTTGCTCGAAATCGGCAAGGGCCGGGTCGTGCGCGAAGGCTCCAAGGTGGCGATCCTCTCGCTCGGCACCCGTCTGGGCGAGGCGCTCAAGGCTGCCGACCAGCTCGACGCGCGCGGCCTGTCGACGACCGTCGCCGACTTGCGCTTCGTCAAGCCGCTCGACGACGACCTGATCCGCCGCCTGATCGCCACCCACGAAGTGGTGATCACCATCGAGGAAGGCTCCATCGGCGGCCTTGGCGCCCATGTGTTGACGATGGCCAGCGACGAGGGGCTGACCGACACCGGCCTGAAAATCCGCACGATGCGCCTGCCCGACATCTTCCAGGACCACGACAAGCCCGACGCCCAGTACGACGAAGCCGGCCTCAACGCCCCGCATATCGTCGACACCGTGCTCAAGGCCCTGCGCCACAACAGCGCGGGTGTGAACGAAGCCCGCGCCTGA
- a CDS encoding GtrA family protein translates to MIAMVIPHLRRQARLLSDQTLIRYTLVSVGALAVDMGSFLLLLALGAPAVSASALGYGLGIVAHWLLSSRLVFHRDLAPAGAARRRQQALFLATALFGLALTTFVVGGLARLGLDPRGAKLIAIVLSFAASWLLRRRLVFR, encoded by the coding sequence ATGATCGCGATGGTCATCCCCCATCTGCGCCGACAGGCGCGGCTCCTGAGCGACCAGACGCTGATCCGCTACACGCTGGTCAGCGTGGGCGCGCTGGCCGTGGACATGGGCAGTTTCCTGCTGCTGCTGGCGCTGGGCGCGCCTGCGGTGAGCGCCTCGGCGCTCGGCTATGGGCTGGGCATCGTGGCGCACTGGCTGCTGTCGAGCCGCCTTGTCTTCCACCGGGATCTGGCCCCTGCGGGCGCAGCCCGGCGGCGCCAGCAAGCCCTGTTTCTGGCCACGGCCCTCTTTGGCCTCGCGCTCACCACGTTCGTCGTGGGGGGGCTCGCCCGGCTCGGCCTTGACCCGCGCGGGGCCAAGCTGATCGCCATCGTGCTCAGCTTTGCCGCCAGCTGGCTGCTGCGCCGTCGTCTGGTGTTCCGCTGA
- a CDS encoding peptide MFS transporter, with translation MTEATTPPSSAPQPASWNDTGWFGHPRQLARLFTTEMWERFGFYGMRALLTLYLTKHFLFSDTTTNGLYGGFAALVYLTPLIGGLIADRVLGSKRSVKYGAILMSLGYFVLCFGGQTARPHADIAGQHYEVISENAVDRPTSSGLEKRYIVDHGQRLQIKGNEDGSVALLAPDGHVARTVPGDQFTTGGTRSSAYVLLMLLGLSLVAVGNGFFKPNLATVVGELYAPGDRRRDAGFTIFYMGINLGSLFSQLLCPWLADTVGWWAGFLLAAIGMAVAWTLIQFDGGRLAGYGEPPVQKGRDLTIPIYLGALVAVGAVILLFQNLIDARPVAAGSNILAYVIALPLLGKILFASFLIGVPAILVYAWRSGSRAEFQMMVAAMILTTFNTVFWTLFEQAGSSLTLFADRNTDLSVFGLFSMSAGQMQFFNALFIVTLAPLLTILWGKLASRGLEPSIPIKFGVALMGVGAGFLFLVWGTRFAGPDFKVSIWWLAGLYLIHSLAELCISPVGMSMITKLSLTRIVGLMMGVWYLSIAMAQYVAGIVAQVASVATVGGEVTNLKLSLDTYTGVFTVIGWIAVAIGVVLLALSGVLKKLMHGVR, from the coding sequence ATGACCGAGGCGACGACGCCCCCTTCTTCAGCCCCTCAGCCCGCCTCCTGGAACGATACCGGCTGGTTTGGTCATCCCCGCCAGCTCGCCCGGCTGTTCACCACCGAGATGTGGGAGCGCTTCGGTTTCTATGGCATGCGGGCGCTGCTCACGCTCTATCTGACCAAGCACTTCCTGTTCAGCGACACCACCACCAATGGTCTTTACGGCGGCTTTGCCGCGCTGGTCTATCTCACCCCGCTGATCGGCGGGCTGATCGCCGACCGCGTGCTCGGCTCCAAGCGCTCGGTCAAGTATGGCGCGATCCTGATGTCGCTGGGCTATTTCGTGCTCTGCTTCGGGGGACAGACCGCGCGGCCCCATGCCGATATTGCCGGGCAGCACTATGAAGTCATCAGCGAGAACGCGGTGGACCGGCCGACGTCGAGCGGGCTGGAAAAACGCTATATCGTCGATCATGGCCAGCGTTTGCAGATCAAGGGCAACGAGGATGGCAGCGTGGCCCTGCTCGCGCCCGACGGGCATGTCGCGCGCACGGTGCCCGGCGACCAGTTCACCACCGGGGGCACGCGTTCGTCGGCCTATGTCCTGCTGATGCTGCTGGGCCTGAGCCTGGTTGCGGTGGGCAACGGGTTCTTCAAGCCCAATCTGGCGACCGTGGTGGGCGAACTCTATGCCCCCGGCGACCGCCGCCGCGATGCGGGCTTCACGATCTTCTACATGGGGATCAACCTGGGCTCGCTGTTCTCGCAGCTGTTGTGTCCGTGGCTGGCCGATACGGTCGGCTGGTGGGCCGGGTTCCTGCTGGCTGCCATCGGCATGGCGGTGGCCTGGACGCTGATCCAGTTCGATGGCGGGCGCCTCGCCGGTTATGGTGAGCCGCCGGTCCAGAAGGGCCGCGACCTGACGATCCCGATCTATCTGGGGGCGCTGGTCGCCGTGGGCGCGGTCATCCTGCTGTTCCAGAACCTGATCGATGCGCGGCCCGTGGCAGCCGGATCGAATATCCTGGCTTATGTCATCGCGTTGCCGCTGCTGGGCAAGATCCTGTTCGCCAGCTTCCTGATCGGGGTGCCTGCGATCCTCGTCTATGCATGGCGCAGTGGCAGCCGCGCCGAATTCCAGATGATGGTGGCAGCGATGATCCTGACCACCTTCAACACCGTGTTCTGGACCCTGTTCGAACAGGCGGGCTCCTCGCTCACGCTGTTTGCCGACCGCAACACCGATCTGTCGGTCTTCGGCCTGTTCAGCATGTCGGCGGGGCAGATGCAGTTCTTCAACGCGCTGTTCATCGTCACGCTGGCGCCGCTGCTGACGATTTTGTGGGGCAAGCTGGCCTCGCGCGGGCTCGAACCTTCGATTCCGATCAAGTTCGGCGTGGCGCTGATGGGCGTGGGCGCGGGCTTCCTGTTCCTCGTCTGGGGGACGCGCTTTGCCGGGCCGGATTTCAAGGTCTCGATCTGGTGGCTGGCCGGGCTCTACCTGATCCACTCGCTGGCCGAACTGTGCATCTCGCCGGTGGGCATGAGCATGATCACCAAGCTCTCGCTCACGCGGATCGTCGGGCTGATGATGGGGGTCTGGTACCTGTCGATTGCCATGGCGCAATATGTGGCCGGGATCGTGGCCCAGGTTGCCAGCGTGGCGACGGTGGGCGGCGAGGTGACGAACCTCAAGCTCAGCCTCGATACCTATACCGGCGTGTTTACCGTGATCGGCTGGATCGCCGTGGCGATCGGCGTGGTCCTGCTGGCGCTCTCGGGCGTGCTCAAGAAACTGATGCACGGCGTGCGCTGA
- a CDS encoding integration host factor subunit beta has translation MIRSELLQALSKESPGLRAEEIERVVDVFFDEIAARLADGGRVELRGFGAFSTRERDARKGRNPRTGESVDVPGKRVPYFKPGKEMRVRLNAE, from the coding sequence ATGATCCGATCCGAATTGTTGCAAGCATTGAGCAAGGAAAGCCCCGGTCTGCGCGCCGAAGAGATCGAGCGCGTGGTCGACGTCTTCTTCGACGAAATCGCCGCGCGTCTGGCCGATGGCGGCCGCGTCGAACTGCGCGGCTTTGGCGCCTTTTCCACCCGCGAACGCGATGCCCGCAAGGGCCGCAACCCGCGCACCGGCGAATCCGTCGATGTGCCGGGCAAGCGCGTGCCCTATTTCAAGCCGGGCAAGGAAATGCGGGTCCGCCTGAATGCCGAATAA
- a CDS encoding GntR family transcriptional regulator yields the protein MSGSPPSPFSRSLAARLHEAIVAAILATDQPPEDPAQSALLPSVRALAAREGANPLTVAKAYQHFQDEGLVVALRGIGMMALPGAARRLREAERTRFLTQEWPQVAARMYRLGLTLADLPGMDALK from the coding sequence GTGTCCGGTTCCCCGCCCTCCCCGTTTTCACGCTCGCTGGCCGCACGCCTGCACGAGGCCATCGTGGCGGCAATCCTCGCCACGGACCAGCCACCCGAAGATCCTGCACAATCCGCGCTGCTGCCTTCGGTCCGGGCCCTGGCCGCGCGCGAGGGCGCCAATCCGCTGACGGTGGCCAAGGCCTATCAGCATTTTCAGGACGAGGGGCTGGTGGTGGCCCTGCGCGGAATCGGGATGATGGCCCTGCCCGGCGCCGCCCGACGGCTGCGCGAGGCAGAACGCACCCGTTTCCTGACGCAGGAATGGCCGCAAGTTGCCGCGCGGATGTACCGGCTGGGCCTCACCCTGGCCGATTTACCCGGCATGGATGCTCTGAAATGA